A single Panthera tigris isolate Pti1 chromosome A3, P.tigris_Pti1_mat1.1, whole genome shotgun sequence DNA region contains:
- the RTKN gene encoding rhotekin isoform X7 encodes MREGACKLLAACSQREQALEATKSLLVCNSRILSYMGELQRRKEAQVLGKTGRRPSDSGPPAERSPCRGRVCISDLRIPLMWKDTEYFKNKGDLHRWAVFLLLQLGEHIQDTEMILVDRTLTDISFQSNVLFTEAGPDFELRLELYGASVEEEGALAGAPKRLATKLSSSLGRSSGRRVRASLESAGGSGSSPILLPTPAVGGPRYHLLAHTTLTLAAVQDGFRTHDLTLTSHEENPAWLPLYGSVCCRLVAQPLCMTQPTASGTLRVQQAGELQDWARVHGVLKGTNLFCYRQPEDADTGEEPLFTIAINKETRVRAGELDHAAGRPFTLSISNRYGEDEVTHTLQTESRGALHSWMEALWQLFFDMSQWKQCCDEIMKIETPAPRKPPQVLAKQGSLYHEMAIEPLDDIAAVTDILAQREGTRLETPPPWLAMFTEQPALPTPCSPASVAPAPARTHPMPWGRPRTFSLDAVPPDHSPGASRSVAPLPQQPSPRSRGLFSKGPSRTWLQSPV; translated from the exons ATGAGGGAAGGGGCCTGCAAGCTGCTGGCGGCCTGCTCCCAGCGAGAGCAAGCTTTGGAGGCCACCAAGAGCCTGTTGGTGTGCAACAGTCGCATCCTCAGCTACATGGGTGAGCTGCAGCGGCGTAAGGAGGCGCAGGTGCTGGGCAAGACAGGCCGGAG GCCTTCTGACAGCGGGCCGCCTGCTGAGCGCTCCCCCTGCCGTGGCCGGGTCTGCATCTCTG acCTCCGGATTCCACTCATGTGGAAGGACACAGAATATTTCAAGAACAAAGGTG ACCTGCACCGCTGGGCTGTGTTCCTGCTGCTGCAGCTAGGGGAACACATTCAGGACACAGAGATGATCCTGGTGGACAGGACCCTCACAGACATCTCCTTTCAGAGCAACGTGCTCTT CACTGAGGCAGGGCCAGACTTTGAACTGCGACTGGAGCTGTATGGGGCCAGCGTGGAAGAGGAGGGGGCCCTGGCTGGAGCCCCCAAGAGGCTTGCCACCAAACTCAGCAGCTCCCTAGGCCGCTCCTCAGGGAGGCGTGTCCGGGCATCGCTGGAGAGTGCTGGGGGTTCGGGGAGCAGTCCCATTTTGCTTCCGACCCCAGCTGTGGG GGGTCCTCGTTACCACCTCCTGGCTCACACCACGCTCACCCTGGCAGCAGTGCAAGATGGGTTCCGCACACACGACCTCACCCTCACCAGCCATG AGGAGAACCCCGCCTGGCTTCCCCTTTATGGTAGCGTGTGTTgccgcctggtggctcagcctcTTTGTATGACTCAGCCTACCGCAAGTGGTACCCTCAGGGTGCAG CAAGCTGGGGAGCTGCAGGACTGGGCACGAGTGCATGGAGTCCTGAAAGGCACAAACCTCTTCTGTTACCGGCAACCTGAAGACGCAGACACTGGGGAAGAACCGTTGTTTACTATCGCCATCAACAAG GAGACTCGAGTCCGGGCAGGGGAGCTGGACCACGCTGCGGGCCGGCCCTTCACCCTGAGCATCAGTAACCGGTATGGGGAGGACGAGGTGACACACACCCTTCAGACAGAGAGTCGAGGAGCCCTGCACAGCTGGATGGAGGCTCTGTGGCAGCTTTTCTTTGACATGA GCCAATGGAAGCAGTGCTGTGATGAAATCATGAAAATTGAAACCCCTGCTCCCCGGAAACCACCCCAAGTACTGGCCAAGCAGGGGTCCTTGTACCATGAGATGG CTATTGAGCCGCTGGATGACATCGCAGCGGTGACAGACATCCTGGCCCAGCGGGAGGGCACAAGGCTGGAGACACCCCCACCCTGGCTAGCAATGTTTACAGAACAGCCTGCCCTGCCTACCCCCTGCTCACCTGCCTCagtggccccagccccagctcggACCCACCCCATGCCCTGGGGGCGACCCCGAACATTCTCCCTGGATGCTGTCCCCCCAGACCACTCCCCTGGGGCTTCCCGCTCggttgcccctctcccccagcagcCATCCCCACGGTCCAGAGGCCTCTTCAGCAAAGGCCCGTCCCGCACTTGGCTCCAGTCACCAgtgtga